Proteins encoded within one genomic window of Ottowia sp. SB7-C50:
- the dnaX gene encoding DNA polymerase III subunit gamma/tau, whose translation MSYLVLARKYRPRNFSEMVGQEHVVQALTNALTQQRLHHAYLFTGTRGVGKTTVSRILAKSLNCTGADGQGGITAEPCGVCAACTDIDAGRFVDYTELDAASNRGVDEVQGLLEQAVYKPVQGRFKVFMIDEVHMLTNTAFNAILKTLEEPPDYLKFVLATTDPQKVPVTVLSRCLQFNLRPMAPETVLDHLASVLAAEKVPADPGSLRLLARAARGSMRDALSLADQAIAFGSGRLDEAAVRQMLGSVDHGVVFRLIDALAAGDGRTVVELADQLRAAGQSAANTLEDMASVLQRMAVQQAVGDVAVDETDPDAQEIARLAAAMPADETQLLYSLCIHGRAELGLAPDEYAGLTMVLLRLLPFKAGASPQASAAAEKKTLKRVEPDAAAPVQAPAKPTPALSPPPAPQPAPPAQIDRAADAGPPDDWDEGNEGLWPDADRADEPTLARRDIDASTAHPARGRPVLQPLPVHQQPPPLNSEENLPAALADSALDATNIVAVTVREAADAPEPRPRPLMAAPPTLVPGAEGDFWHGVVQDLVAREAITALVRELALQSQLTSRGDGQWTLQVESESLGQSAARERLQTALADAGHPVRLRVEIGPVADSPARRNKIAAEQRLKAAEALLMADPFVQEMIRDFGAKIVPGSIKPL comes from the coding sequence ATGTCGTATCTGGTTCTGGCCCGCAAGTACCGTCCGCGGAATTTCTCCGAAATGGTGGGTCAGGAGCACGTTGTGCAGGCGCTCACCAACGCGTTGACGCAGCAGCGCCTGCACCACGCCTACCTGTTCACCGGCACACGCGGCGTCGGCAAGACGACGGTGTCGCGCATCCTGGCCAAGTCGCTCAACTGCACCGGCGCCGACGGGCAGGGCGGCATCACGGCCGAGCCATGCGGCGTGTGCGCCGCGTGCACCGACATCGACGCCGGGCGCTTTGTCGATTACACCGAACTGGACGCCGCCAGCAACCGCGGCGTGGACGAAGTGCAGGGCCTGCTGGAGCAGGCCGTCTACAAGCCTGTGCAAGGGCGCTTCAAGGTCTTCATGATCGACGAAGTGCACATGCTCACCAACACCGCCTTCAACGCCATATTGAAGACGCTGGAAGAGCCACCCGACTACCTCAAGTTCGTGCTGGCCACCACCGACCCGCAGAAAGTGCCGGTCACCGTGCTGTCGCGCTGCCTGCAGTTCAACCTGCGGCCCATGGCGCCTGAAACGGTGCTCGATCACTTGGCGAGCGTGCTGGCCGCCGAAAAAGTGCCCGCCGACCCTGGTTCTCTGCGCCTGCTGGCGCGCGCGGCCCGTGGTTCCATGCGCGACGCGCTCAGCCTGGCCGACCAGGCCATCGCCTTCGGCTCCGGCCGGCTCGATGAAGCCGCGGTGCGCCAGATGCTGGGCAGCGTGGACCACGGCGTGGTGTTCCGTCTCATCGATGCACTGGCCGCGGGCGACGGCCGCACGGTGGTCGAATTGGCCGATCAACTGCGCGCCGCGGGCCAGTCGGCCGCCAACACGCTGGAGGACATGGCCAGCGTGCTGCAGCGCATGGCCGTGCAGCAGGCCGTGGGCGACGTGGCCGTGGACGAGACCGACCCCGACGCGCAAGAGATCGCGCGCCTGGCCGCCGCCATGCCCGCCGACGAAACGCAGCTGCTGTACAGCCTGTGCATTCATGGCCGCGCTGAACTGGGGCTGGCGCCGGATGAATATGCCGGCCTGACGATGGTGCTGTTGCGCTTGCTGCCGTTCAAGGCCGGCGCGTCCCCCCAGGCCAGCGCCGCGGCTGAAAAAAAAACTCTGAAGCGGGTTGAGCCCGACGCGGCGGCGCCGGTACAGGCGCCCGCCAAGCCCACGCCCGCCCTCAGCCCGCCGCCAGCGCCGCAGCCCGCGCCGCCGGCGCAAATAGATCGCGCAGCAGATGCGGGTCCGCCCGACGACTGGGACGAGGGCAACGAGGGGCTGTGGCCCGATGCCGACCGGGCCGACGAGCCCACGCTCGCCAGGCGCGACATCGATGCCTCGACGGCTCATCCGGCGCGCGGTCGCCCGGTGTTGCAGCCCCTGCCTGTCCATCAGCAGCCGCCACCCTTGAATTCTGAAGAAAATCTGCCGGCAGCGCTTGCTGATAGTGCGTTGGATGCTACAAATATAGTAGCGGTGACGGTGCGCGAGGCAGCCGATGCGCCGGAGCCGCGGCCCCGGCCGCTGATGGCCGCGCCACCCACCCTGGTGCCTGGCGCCGAGGGCGATTTCTGGCACGGCGTGGTGCAGGATCTGGTGGCGCGCGAAGCCATCACTGCGCTGGTGCGCGAACTGGCGCTGCAATCGCAGTTGACGTCGCGCGGCGACGGACAATGGACCTTGCAGGTCGAAAGCGAGTCGCTCGGCCAGTCTGCCGCGCGCGAACGCCTGCAAACTGCGTTGGCCGACGCAGGCCACCCGGTGCGCCTGCGGGTCGAGATCGGCCCCGTGGCCGACAGCCCGGCGCGCCGCAACAAGATTGCCGCCGAACAGCGCCTGAAGGCCGCCGAAGCGCTGCTGATGGCCGACCCGTTCGTGCAGGAGATGATCCGCGACTTTGGCGCGAAAATCGTGCCCGGAAGCATCAAGCCGCTTTGA
- a CDS encoding nitrogen fixation protein FixH, whose translation MTDPKRSGPWWRYPHMWLVVGGPAVVVVAGFVTLYLAVSHPDPVYTDAPRANRTAQQPADEVGATAVPALQARNHAATGGVPPQQPPADPRTGQ comes from the coding sequence ATGACCGATCCCAAGCGTTCTGGCCCATGGTGGCGGTATCCGCACATGTGGCTCGTGGTGGGCGGCCCGGCGGTCGTCGTGGTGGCAGGCTTTGTCACGCTGTATCTGGCGGTGAGCCACCCCGACCCCGTCTACACCGACGCGCCGCGCGCCAACCGCACCGCACAGCAACCCGCCGACGAGGTGGGTGCCACCGCAGTGCCGGCCCTGCAGGCGCGCAACCACGCTGCCACCGGCGGGGTGCCACCGCAGCAGCCACCGGCCGATCCGCGCACCGGACAATGA
- the ccoG gene encoding cytochrome c oxidase accessory protein CcoG — protein MNTPASPEKPVASAAAVADDEVMVSLYQAHKKIYSRSVTGLFAKWRWFFVWATQLFFYGMPWLQWNGRQAMLFDLEARRFYIFGLVLYPQDVIYLSGILIISALLLFLFTAVAGRQWCGYACPQTVYTEIYLWIERKIEGDRSARMRLDAAPMSGNKFLRKTAKQLAWIAVGLWTGFTFVGYFTPIRELAHHVAAWTLGPWQTFWIFFYGFATYGNAGYMREQVCKYMCPYARFQSAMFDKDTLIVSYDKQRGEPRGARSRKADPKAMGLGDCVNCTLCVQVCPTGIDIRNGLQYECISCAACIDVCNDVMDKVGYPRGLIRYTTQHGLEQRWGRSEIIRHILRPRVLLYSAILAAVTMGLLASIYLRTPFKVDVVRDRASLARIVQGGNIENVYRVQIMNATEQPQDYRLSVEGLPGLALTSQSTVNVEAAGSLWVPVQLQLPYNAAGPGSHPVTLTIASDVGTVHEKTVFLVPR, from the coding sequence TTGAACACTCCCGCATCTCCCGAAAAACCCGTTGCGTCCGCCGCTGCCGTGGCCGACGACGAGGTCATGGTGTCCCTGTACCAGGCACACAAGAAAATCTATTCCCGCAGCGTCACGGGCCTGTTCGCCAAATGGCGCTGGTTCTTTGTGTGGGCCACGCAGCTGTTCTTCTACGGCATGCCGTGGCTGCAGTGGAACGGCCGCCAGGCCATGCTGTTCGACCTGGAAGCGCGCCGCTTCTATATCTTTGGGCTGGTGCTGTACCCGCAGGACGTCATCTACCTGTCGGGCATCCTGATCATCTCAGCCCTGTTGCTGTTTCTGTTCACCGCGGTGGCCGGCCGGCAGTGGTGCGGCTACGCGTGCCCGCAAACCGTCTACACCGAAATCTATCTGTGGATCGAGCGCAAGATCGAAGGCGACCGATCCGCCCGCATGCGGCTGGATGCCGCGCCCATGTCGGGCAACAAGTTTTTGCGCAAGACGGCCAAGCAGCTGGCGTGGATCGCTGTCGGGCTCTGGACCGGCTTCACCTTCGTGGGCTATTTCACGCCCATTCGTGAACTGGCCCACCACGTGGCGGCCTGGACGCTCGGCCCCTGGCAGACGTTCTGGATCTTCTTCTATGGCTTTGCCACCTACGGCAACGCCGGCTACATGCGCGAGCAGGTGTGCAAGTACATGTGCCCTTATGCGCGCTTCCAGAGCGCCATGTTCGACAAGGACACGCTCATTGTCTCGTACGACAAGCAGCGCGGCGAACCGCGCGGCGCGCGCTCGCGCAAGGCCGACCCCAAGGCGATGGGCCTGGGCGACTGCGTCAACTGCACCCTGTGCGTGCAGGTGTGTCCCACAGGCATCGACATCCGCAACGGCCTGCAGTACGAATGCATCAGCTGCGCCGCGTGCATCGACGTGTGCAATGACGTGATGGACAAGGTCGGCTACCCGCGTGGCCTGATCCGTTACACGACGCAGCACGGGCTGGAGCAGCGCTGGGGCCGATCCGAGATCATCCGGCACATCCTGCGCCCGCGCGTGCTGCTGTATTCCGCCATCCTGGCCGCTGTCACCATGGGCTTGCTGGCCAGCATCTACCTGCGTACGCCCTTTAAGGTGGATGTGGTGCGCGACCGCGCGTCGCTGGCCCGCATCGTGCAGGGCGGCAACATCGAGAACGTGTACCGCGTGCAGATCATGAACGCGACCGAGCAGCCGCAGGACTATCGCCTTAGCGTGGAAGGCCTGCCGGGCCTTGCGCTCACGTCGCAGTCGACGGTGAACGTGGAGGCCGCCGGCTCGCTGTGGGTGCCTGTGCAGCTGCAACTGCCGTACAACGCCGCCGGCCCGGGCTCGCACCCGGTCACGCTCACCATTGCATCCGATGTCGGCACCGTGCACGAAAAAACCGTGTTCCTGGTGCCGCGATGA
- a CDS encoding OmpA family protein translates to MADAAAAPAADAASISVENGIVKFFFATGKADVAAGADKALAEIVAGVKAGKKAIVSGYVDSTGSAAQNEELAKQRAVAVRDQLKALGVDEGSIDLQKPGNVEAGAGAQARRVEVKLM, encoded by the coding sequence GTGGCCGACGCGGCCGCAGCGCCGGCCGCCGACGCAGCCTCCATCAGCGTGGAGAACGGCATCGTCAAGTTCTTCTTTGCCACCGGCAAGGCCGATGTGGCGGCCGGCGCCGACAAGGCGCTGGCCGAGATCGTGGCGGGCGTCAAGGCGGGCAAGAAGGCCATCGTCAGCGGCTATGTCGATTCGACCGGCAGCGCCGCGCAGAACGAAGAACTGGCCAAGCAGCGCGCCGTGGCCGTGCGCGACCAGCTCAAGGCGCTGGGCGTGGACGAAGGCAGCATCGACCTGCAAAAGCCGGGCAACGTTGAAGCTGGCGCCGGCGCCCAGGCCCGTCGCGTCGAAGTCAAGCTGATGTGA
- a CDS encoding cbb3-type cytochrome c oxidase subunit 3 produces MDINLLRSIVTVVAFVVFIGIVVWAWSRRNQADFDEAAQLPFKQQD; encoded by the coding sequence ATGGACATCAACCTGCTCCGAAGCATCGTGACGGTGGTGGCTTTCGTTGTCTTCATCGGCATCGTGGTATGGGCGTGGTCACGCCGCAACCAGGCCGATTTCGACGAGGCCGCGCAGTTGCCCTTCAAGCAGCAGGATTGA
- the ccoO gene encoding cytochrome-c oxidase, cbb3-type subunit II: MAQAHPTTGHAKIETSNFLMIVLILLTVAVGGIVEIVPLFFQKSTTQPIEGLKPYTALQLAGRDIYQREGCYNCHSQMIRPFRAEALRYGPYSVAGEFVYDHPFQWGSKRTGPDLARVGGRYSDDWHRVHLNNPRDVVPESNMPAYPWLEKNAANAATISAHMTGLRRVGVPYSDEEIAKAPEELKGKTEMDAVIAYLQVLGIHRK; encoded by the coding sequence ATGGCTCAAGCACATCCCACCACGGGTCACGCCAAGATCGAGACCAGCAACTTCCTGATGATCGTGCTCATCCTGCTCACCGTGGCGGTGGGCGGCATCGTCGAGATCGTCCCGCTGTTCTTCCAGAAGTCCACCACGCAGCCGATCGAAGGCCTCAAGCCCTACACCGCGCTGCAGCTGGCCGGTCGTGACATCTACCAGCGAGAAGGCTGCTACAACTGCCACTCGCAGATGATCCGCCCCTTCCGCGCCGAAGCGCTGCGCTACGGCCCGTACTCGGTGGCTGGCGAGTTCGTCTACGACCACCCGTTCCAGTGGGGCAGCAAGCGCACCGGTCCCGACCTGGCGCGCGTGGGCGGCCGCTACAGCGACGACTGGCATCGCGTGCACCTGAACAACCCGCGTGACGTGGTGCCCGAGTCCAACATGCCGGCCTATCCGTGGCTGGAGAAGAACGCCGCCAACGCAGCGACCATCTCCGCGCACATGACCGGCCTGCGTCGCGTGGGCGTGCCCTACAGCGACGAAGAAATCGCCAAGGCGCCCGAGGAACTCAAGGGCAAGACCGAGATGGATGCCGTCATCGCCTACCTCCAGGTGCTGGGCATTCACCGCAAGTAA
- the ccoN gene encoding cytochrome-c oxidase, cbb3-type subunit I, which produces MTFANTRATVYNDKVVRQFAIMTVVWGVVGMLVGVIIAAQLAWPELNLGIPWLSYGRLRPLHTNAVIFAFGGCGLFATSYYVVQRTCQVRLFSDKLAAFTFWGWQLIIVAAAVSLPLGFTTGKEYAELEWPIDILITLVWVAYAVVFFGTVGTRRVKHIYVANWFYGGFILAVALLHVVNSAEIPVGPMKSYSAYAGVQDAMVQWWYGHNAVGFFLTAGFLGMMYYFIPKQAERPVYSYRLSIVHFWALIFTYMWAGPHHLHYTALPDWAQSVGMLFSLILLAPSWGGMINGIMTLSGAWHKLRDDPILRFLIVSLSFYGMSTFEGPMMSIKTVNALSHYTDWTVGHVHSGALGWVGLITMGSMYYLIPRLFGQKQMYSMKAVEVHFWTATIGIVVYIAAMWIAGVMQGLMWRAVNADGTLTYTFVESVKATYPFYVLRLLGGLLYLGGMLIMLWNTVKTAAAGRATPVQIPAVAAHA; this is translated from the coding sequence ATGACATTCGCCAATACACGGGCCACGGTCTATAACGACAAAGTGGTCAGACAATTCGCCATCATGACGGTGGTATGGGGCGTGGTGGGCATGCTGGTCGGCGTGATCATCGCTGCCCAGCTCGCCTGGCCCGAGCTGAATCTGGGGATTCCCTGGCTGAGCTACGGTCGATTGCGACCCCTGCACACCAATGCGGTGATCTTTGCGTTTGGCGGTTGCGGTCTGTTCGCCACCTCCTACTACGTGGTGCAGCGCACCTGCCAGGTGCGCCTGTTCAGCGACAAGCTGGCGGCCTTCACCTTCTGGGGCTGGCAACTCATCATCGTCGCCGCAGCGGTCTCGCTGCCGCTCGGCTTCACCACCGGCAAGGAATACGCCGAGCTGGAGTGGCCGATCGACATCCTGATCACGCTGGTCTGGGTGGCGTACGCGGTGGTGTTCTTCGGCACCGTCGGCACGCGGCGCGTCAAGCACATCTACGTGGCCAACTGGTTCTACGGCGGCTTCATCCTGGCGGTGGCGCTGCTGCACGTGGTCAACAGCGCTGAGATCCCGGTTGGCCCGATGAAGTCCTACTCGGCCTACGCGGGCGTGCAGGACGCCATGGTCCAGTGGTGGTACGGCCACAACGCGGTGGGCTTCTTCCTGACCGCTGGCTTCCTGGGCATGATGTATTACTTCATCCCCAAGCAGGCTGAGCGTCCGGTGTACAGCTATCGCCTGTCCATCGTCCACTTCTGGGCGCTGATCTTCACCTACATGTGGGCCGGCCCGCACCACCTGCACTACACGGCCCTGCCGGACTGGGCGCAGAGCGTGGGCATGCTGTTTTCGCTGATCCTGCTGGCACCCAGCTGGGGCGGCATGATCAACGGCATCATGACCCTGTCGGGCGCCTGGCACAAGCTGCGTGACGACCCGATCCTGCGCTTCCTGATCGTGTCGCTGTCGTTCTACGGCATGTCCACGTTCGAAGGTCCGATGATGTCCATCAAGACCGTCAACGCGCTGAGCCACTACACCGACTGGACGGTGGGCCACGTGCACTCCGGTGCGCTGGGCTGGGTGGGCCTGATCACCATGGGCTCCATGTACTACCTGATCCCGCGCCTGTTCGGCCAGAAGCAGATGTACAGCATGAAGGCCGTTGAGGTGCACTTCTGGACCGCCACCATCGGTATCGTGGTCTACATCGCCGCGATGTGGATTGCCGGTGTGATGCAAGGCCTGATGTGGCGCGCCGTCAACGCCGACGGCACCCTGACCTACACCTTCGTCGAGTCGGTGAAGGCCACCTATCCGTTCTATGTGCTGCGTCTGCTGGGCGGCCTGCTGTATCTCGGCGGCATGCTCATCATGCTGTGGAACACCGTCAAGACTGCGGCTGCCGGCCGTGCCACGCCGGTGCAGATTCCGGCCGTGGCCGCCCACGCCTGA
- the ccoS gene encoding cbb3-type cytochrome oxidase assembly protein CcoS, which yields MDILYLLIPLSVVLVFFILGALWWAIYRGQFDDVDREGERILDHD from the coding sequence ATGGATATTCTTTACCTGCTCATCCCGCTGTCGGTGGTGCTGGTTTTCTTTATCCTCGGGGCGTTGTGGTGGGCCATCTACCGTGGCCAGTTCGACGACGTCGACCGGGAAGGCGAGCGGATTCTCGATCACGATTGA